The DNA window ATTGCCCTTGGTGGACCGCAGCCCGGCCTTCTGCGCCTTACGGATCATGTACCGCGTGTCTTTAGGAAGCTGTTTGAGAAGACGTTCAGGATCAGGCTCGATGGGACAGTCAAACGTCACATAGAGGTTCTTGGTCTGGAAGCCCAGGTCCGAATTCGCTTCCTGGGTGCGGAGTTCCAGATATTCCACGCGGCTTGTCTCCGCCAGCCCGGTGGCGGCATCCATCAGCGCGACGCGCGCTTCTTCACTGGCCGCGCACACGCCACCGTAGACCGCGAAAGGCGTGGAGATCAGCGTCCGTCCGGTCAAAGGGTTGGAAGTCACGAACAGCGGCAACACGCCTGCGATGTTCCCGTCCTCTTCGGCCGCCAGGTAATGCGGTTTGTAGCCAAACGCTCGGGTGATCGCCCTCATCCACGCCGTAGTGTGGAAGATGGTTCCGCCCGGCTGCTGGAGCACAAAGGAATCCCATCGTGATTGCTGCTCGTTGCTGTATTCGATAATTCTCATCGCAATCGCTGCCTAGTCCTTGTGCTCGGTTGGGTGAGGGCTTCCGGCGCCGTTGTTCCCCTTGGTCAAGATTCTGTTCGGCTGGGTTGGCTCGGTCTGGAAAAGCCAGCGTTCGTTCTTGTTGAAATACTGGGCAAGCAGGGCGCGCATTTTCTCTGAAGGCTGCCGGTAACCGTTGATGACCTTGCTCAAGACGGTCTCGTCAAGGTTGAGTTCGCGGGCCAGGCGGTTCTGCCGGATGCCGGAAAGCCAAATTTCCATTTTCAAGTTCGGGTACACGCCTATTTCTCCAAGTTGTGTTTCAAGCATCGCTTCCACGCTCTTACGCTGCGGGTCGCGACATTCGGGGAGCCAGTGGTTGTCTTCTGTAACATGGCCACGCGTCAAGCCGGAGGATTGATGGCAATGACCACGAACGCCACAGCAAACACCAGGGTCGCGGTGGCGCTTACCCAATTGCGGAAGCGCTGCTGGCGCTCATCGCCGAGCGTCACCAGGGTGGGGATTTCAGCCAAAACCGGCATACCCAGAAGCTCTTTGACTTCGCGCGTCGTCTTTACACTGGGGTCCATCATTTCGCGCGCCAGTGCCAGCACTAATCCCAGCGCCAGCCCCAGCGCCAGGCTGGCTGCATTCATCAGCGGCCGGTTCGGGCTGTACGGCTTGGAAGGCGGCAACGCGGAATCCAGCACAATGAAGCGTTCGCTCTTCTGGAAATTTTCCAGGCTCGTGGACATGTCCGCGGAAAATTTGCGGTCCATCAGCAGCTTGTAATGGTCCCGCGCATTTTCGTAATCCCGGTTTACGGAAGCCAATTGCTGTTCCAGTACCGGGATGCGCTCGAGTTTCGATTGGTGATAGGCGATCTGTCCTTGGATGTCTGCCTGGCGCTTGGTCCGCGATTTGATTTCTTCATCAATGGCGGCGATCTGGCTCTCCAGCACCGGGTTGCCTGACTTGACGACCGGCTTGTTAGACCGCCGATCGGCGCCTTCGTCCTTGGTTTCGCGAATCCGCCGTTGCAGGTCTTTTACTTCCGTGGTCTTCTTGACCACGTCTGGATGGTCCTGCCCGTAGCGCGTTTTCAAGTTGTCCAACTGGCTCTGTGCCTTGGCCAGTTCAATCTGCAGAGGAACAATCTCTGACGCTTCACCGTTGCGGTCCAAGTCCACCACCGGGGGCGCGGTCAGCAGTTGGCTCTGGTAAAAAAGCTTTTGCTGTTGGGCGCGCGAAATCGCGTCGCCTTCATTGCGCAAGTCCAATTGCAGGGAATTCAAGGCTTGGACGTGCAGGGTTTGTGATTCCGGCAAGTCAGCGATATACCGGCTCTTGATTTCGCGGATTTTGTCTTCTTTGGCCTGCAGATCTTTTTTCGCGTCTTCCAGTTCGCGGTCAATGAACTCGGCGGTGCCGGTGACTTCTTTTTGCCGCGCCTTCACGTTGTTGTTGATGAACCGCGACGCCAGTCGGTTCGCGACTGTCGCCGCCTCATTGGCGCTGCCGCTCTGGAAAGAAATCTTGAACGTGCCTTCACCGCGCTCACTGGGCGGGGCAACGATGATCTCGATGTTCTTGGTCATCAGTTGCACCAACTCCTCCGGCGTCTTGCTGGCGCGCAACGAAGGGTAGAGCTTCATTTCATCCATCACTTCCGTCAAGTTGGTGGACGAGAAGATTTGTTGCTTCAGCGTGGCAAACCGGTCAGCGACGCTGGCCGAGACGGTGGGCGCCACAATGTTGTCCGGAACCTTTCGCGGATCAACCATGATTACCGTAGTGGCCCGGTACGCATTGGGCAGGGAGCGGGCGAACAGGGCCCCCAGAATCCCGACGACCAGAGCGGCCAGGAGAATCTGCCACTTGCGGCGCTGCAATAATTGCAAGTAATCCTTTGGGGTGAAGTGCTCGAGCCCAGGGAGGCCCAATCCGGTGGTGAATTCTGTCTTTGTCGCCATGGTTCCTTCCAACAATTTGTTGCCAACAGGTTCTTGGAATAAGGCGAGGAAATGGTCCCTCGCCCAAGTAACGCAGCACTTAACTCTCGGGTAGAGCGGTCTACCGTCTCCCTGATAAAGGCAAGCAGCGTGCCATCCGGAGGCCATTGGGCGGAGACAAATATCAATCTAAAACATTGAAAATAAAACATTTAACAACAAAACAAGCCGATTCGCTGGAACTACGTCATGAGGTCGCGTAGATTTGTGTGCAAACTGTTTCACACCGGGGCAAGTTTATGGGCGGGTCGCGGAATTAGGGCCTTTCTTTTCCCCAGCGCGCACTCCGTGGAGGCTTCTCCGCCGGTGACGCAGGACGGCTTGGGAACAAGGCCGTCCAGTCGAACGGGGAACTTGCCACGCAACCAAAATGCTATATTCACCGGGTTGCGAAATCCGGCCTAAGGAATCCCAAAAGATTCGTCAGCGTTCTGCCCATGAACAAAGAAAACCTCCCGCAACTCATAGCCACCCCCAGGTTCTTCGCTTTCATCCTGCTGGCGCCGCTCTTGTTGGCTGGCGTTTGCCAGTTGGTCAAGGCCGGCCAGTCGCTCTTTTTCCACGGCGACAACACCTTCCCCGAAGGCGCCGTGGTACAGACCGCCGTGTGGAGCCGGGATTCGGGGCGCGTTTATCCGGCCTTGCAGAGTTCGCCCTACACGCCGGCGCCCTATGGCCCTCTTTTTTACGTGAGCTTGTCGGCTGTAGCCCGCTCCACCAGTGCAGGGTTTGACAGCCTCCTGATTTTCGGCCGTGTCGTGATTCTGATCAGCTTTCTGCTTCTGCCCATCGTTTCCTATCGCTGGGCGCGCAAGCGAGGGTTGACCACTGCGGTTGCTCTGTCGGCAGCCGCGTTTGTTCTGGCGCAAATTGACTTCCTGGACTGGAACGTCACCGTGCGTCCTGACCTCCTGGCGCTTCTCTTCAGCGTTGCCGCTTTCTATCTGCTGACGACCGAGGACGCCTCCTGGCGACGAATGATCATTGCCGGCTTGCTGTGCGGCATGGCCGCTTCGTTCAAGCAATCATTCATCGCGCTTCCGTTTGTTGCGATGGTCTGGCTGCTTTGGACCAGGCGCCTGCGCAATGCGCTGCTTTTTGCCGCCGGAGGAGCAACGCTGGGAGTTGTAGTCGTCGGCTGGCTGGCTTTCCATCACGAGCCCTTCCTCGAAGAAGTGCTCCTGGCGCGCTATTCGCCAGTCAGCTTCGTCGCTGCCGTGCAACTGTTAAAAGCAGACCTGCTGCATTCTCCATGGCAGATGATCCTGCTCGCGCTGGGTTTTTTGGGCGCGCTGTGTTTCCCCAAGGAATCTCTGCGAGGGTTTCTATTTCTGTATCTCGCCTTTGCCTGGCTCGCAGGGTTCTATACCGCCATGGCGCCCGGCGCGAACGTGAACGCGTTTCTGGAAGCCTGGGTTGTTTCGGCGATGCTGGCGCCGTTTGCTATCTACCAGCTTGCCGAGAGCTGGTACAGAGTGCCAATTCCGGCGAAAGCCGCTCTGGTTCTGCTATGGCTTGCCGCCGCCGCGGTAAGCCTTGAAGCCTGGCGTGTACCTATGACCGTGCGCCCGACGTCCACATACGGCGAGCTTGCGGAGATCGTCCGGGGCCATCGCGTTCTCTCTGACTTTCCTTATGTAAGCGCGCACGGCACGCAGCCGGAATTGCTCGACCCGTCTGTGAACCACTATCTGGAACTCGCGCGGCGCTGGTCGCCCCAACCGGTCCTGGAAGAAGTGAAGCGACAGGACTTTGATTTTGTCATTGTTGGACTCAGCGGCGGCCAGCCCAGGCAATGGCGCGGGCTGACTCTGTTCAGCGGGTCTATCTTGCGGGAAATTGCCAGCGACTATCGCCTGGCCTGTGCGACTGACCGCTTTGCCGTCTACGTACCCGGCAGCCGCGCAGCGGATAGCGACAGCGCCGCCACCGAACGCCGCCTGCAGGACCTGGGGTGCAAGCCGAGCGCTCCAGTTCTGTCGCACTAGGCTATTTCTTTATCACATGCGTCCGTAGGGTTCGCGGCATGCATTCCACGACCAGCGGATCCCGGACGTCACCAACTGCCGCGGTCCAAACAGGAGCGGCCCTCCGCCTTGCGTCAAATAACTGTACGTGGTGTAGAACGACCACGACGGCGTCAGGCGATAATCTATCTCGGTCCATCCGGACTTGCCGATCAGGTGCGCGCCCGCGGAGAGTTCCTGCCGGACGTATGCCCCGCCGACCACTACATCAATCCGCCGGAAGAATCGTTGGGAATAAGAGGCGTCAAAGCGGTCATTCAAAGTGGCGCTGATCTGGCCGGTGAAATCGTTGTTCCGCGAATAGGAGGCCGACAAGGCCGAGCGCCGGAACGTCTTGAACAGGGCTGCTGATCCCTGATAAGTGAGCTGATTTTCAGGCGCCAGGGCCGTGCCGATCGGGGTTGCCGGCTGCAACAAAGTAGGCCCGGCGGTTACGCGCAACAACAAAGAAGATGTCAGTCGCCGGGAGAACCCGAATAACACGCTGTGAAACTCGGCGACGCCGGTGAAGCCCTCAAAATACTCGCGATCATAGGCGTAGCGGATACCCAGTGAGTTGTCTCGCCGCCAAGCATGGTTCCAGGCCACTTCACCGCCGAAAATCTGCTCGCGCGTCGCAAGGGAGAGCGGATCTGGAGTGGCGCCGTCGCTGGGAAATGCCGAAAGCTGGATGTACTGATGCCGTGCGCGAAATTCCAGCGTGTTGTGTGCTGAGAGATTGTGATCAAGGCTGATGTCGGCAAGGTTGGAGATCACCCGCCGGCCCTGTGCCAGGAATGGGTTCTGATTGATGGCGTTGGTGGAGTAATCTGCGGTGAAGCCAATCTGGTCAAGGCGTCCCCGGTCCGCCGCCCACTGGTACTGGTCGCTCACGTTGAAAGACCATTCCTGGGAAAGCCGGCGTGACGCGTGGAAGTCCACCAGATGACTGGCATAGTCCGTCTGCGTGGTCTCTCCTGAGAACCACACTTGCGGACGATACTGCACACTGAAGTTCGAGCGCCCGCTCTTGATGGCGAACACCAGCAGCCCTTGCACCGCCCCCGCGTGTGCGGCAATCGGGTTGTTCTTCAGGAACAGATAATTGCTGTCGTAGACCTGCATCGCGTTCATGGAAAGCACGGAGAAGTGTCCCCAGCGCAACGGAGAACTGGTCACTCTCAGCGTCTGGCCGGTCGCAAGATTGATGGGTGCTTTGTCATAGCTGGGTTCTTCGGCCGGGGCCTGGTCCGCCGGAGTCTGGGCCGGGGTGTTTTGGTCGTTCGGCGCGGTGACGTCTACAGGCGTTGGCTGCGTCTGCGGCGGAGGAGGCGGCGTTTGATCATCCTGCGCGGCTGCTCTCATCCAGGGAAAGACCAGGGCCAACAGGCTGATGACCAGCATCATGCGGAAGGCGTTGCGACGCGCTTGTTTCATGGGGAATTCCTTTCCTGTTCTCGTCCTCAGGGGACCACGATGGTGTCGCCCGGGCGCAACTGAATGTTGTCGTCCTTGCCGCGGATCACTTTGTCGTAGTTGAAGCTGAGCTTCACCTGGCTGCCGTTTTGATGGCGCAACACGTAGATGCCTTTGCGGTTGGCGAAGTCGCGCAGCCCGCCGGCCTCGGCAATCACCTGCAGCACCGTGGACGTGCTGTTGATCCGGTATGATCCCTCACGGCCTACCTGGCCGATCACAAAAACCTTGCGGCTGTTGATCTCGCGCACCGCCACCGTGACCTGCGGGACATTTACGAAGGGGCGAAGTTTCTCCGTCAGCAGGTTCTTGAGTTCGTCGGTGGTCAGGCCGCCGGCGTCCACGTCATTGACCAAAGGCAGTGTGATCTTGCCGTCGGGGCGGACCATCACCGTGGCGGAAAGCTCGGGCTCGCGCCACACGGTGATCACCAGCACGTCCTGCTCGCCAATTCGATACTGCTGGAAACTATCTTTGGCTTGCGCCGGCGCGGCGTGGGAATCGCCACCCGCCGGAGCCTTTGCTTTTTCCATCTCTGGTGTCGCCGTCGGCTTCAGCGCCGCGACTTTGTCCTGCTCCGGCTTCTTGTCACCGCTGGTCTGGGCCAACGCGCCCGCACACACTAGGAATGCCATCCCCAAAAAAGCCAATCTGGCAGTACGAAAAATCATTGCAAGGCCTCTTTCCCCACGAACTTCAGATCTATTTGCTCGTGTTCAGACTCTTAGCGCCCCGCCCCGAACCGTGCCGCGGAGCCAC is part of the Terriglobia bacterium genome and encodes:
- a CDS encoding helix-turn-helix transcriptional regulator, with product MKMEIWLSGIRQNRLARELNLDETVLSKVINGYRQPSEKMRALLAQYFNKNERWLFQTEPTQPNRILTKGNNGAGSPHPTEHKD
- a CDS encoding glycosyltransferase family 39 protein, yielding MNKENLPQLIATPRFFAFILLAPLLLAGVCQLVKAGQSLFFHGDNTFPEGAVVQTAVWSRDSGRVYPALQSSPYTPAPYGPLFYVSLSAVARSTSAGFDSLLIFGRVVILISFLLLPIVSYRWARKRGLTTAVALSAAAFVLAQIDFLDWNVTVRPDLLALLFSVAAFYLLTTEDASWRRMIIAGLLCGMAASFKQSFIALPFVAMVWLLWTRRLRNALLFAAGGATLGVVVVGWLAFHHEPFLEEVLLARYSPVSFVAAVQLLKADLLHSPWQMILLALGFLGALCFPKESLRGFLFLYLAFAWLAGFYTAMAPGANVNAFLEAWVVSAMLAPFAIYQLAESWYRVPIPAKAALVLLWLAAAAVSLEAWRVPMTVRPTSTYGELAEIVRGHRVLSDFPYVSAHGTQPELLDPSVNHYLELARRWSPQPVLEEVKRQDFDFVIVGLSGGQPRQWRGLTLFSGSILREIASDYRLACATDRFAVYVPGSRAADSDSAATERRLQDLGCKPSAPVLSH
- a CDS encoding polysaccharide biosynthesis/export family protein; translation: MAFLVCAGALAQTSGDKKPEQDKVAALKPTATPEMEKAKAPAGGDSHAAPAQAKDSFQQYRIGEQDVLVITVWREPELSATVMVRPDGKITLPLVNDVDAGGLTTDELKNLLTEKLRPFVNVPQVTVAVREINSRKVFVIGQVGREGSYRINSTSTVLQVIAEAGGLRDFANRKGIYVLRHQNGSQVKLSFNYDKVIRGKDDNIQLRPGDTIVVP